Proteins from a single region of Artemia franciscana chromosome 2, ASM3288406v1, whole genome shotgun sequence:
- the LOC136035304 gene encoding putative ankyrin repeat protein RP714 yields MGFSCGKPAKCTALHVAARKGNLEICQLLVSKGATVDALDSENRTALHVAALEGNLEMCQLLVSKGVTVDALDSINRTALHVAALEGNLEICQLLFSKGATVDALDSKNRTALHFAAFNGNVEICQLLISKGATVDALDFENWTALQIAVSEGYLEICQLLVSKGATVDALD; encoded by the coding sequence ATGGGCTTCTCCTGTGGAAAACCAGCAAAATGTACCGCCTTACATGTTGCTGCTAGAAaaggcaatttggagatttgtcaactactagtttcaaaaggtGCCACTGTAGATGCCTTAGACTCGGAAAATAGGACAGCCTTACATGTTGCTGCTTTGGAAGGCAATTTGGAGATGTGccaactactagtttcaaaaggtGTCACTGTAGATGCCTTAGACTCAATAAATAGGACAGCCTTACATGTTGCTGCTTTGGaaggcaatttggagatttgCCAACTACTATTTTCAAAAGGGGCCACTGTAGATGCCTTAGACTCGAAAAATAGGACAGCCTTACATTTTGCTGCTTTCAATGGCAATGTGGAGATTTGTCAATTACTAATTTCAAAAGGTGCCACTGTAGATGCCTTAGACTTTGAAAACTGGACAGCCTTACAAATTGCTGTTTCGGAAGGCTatttggagatttgtcaactactagtttcaaaaggtGCCACTGTAGATGCTTTAGACTAG
- the LOC136035295 gene encoding serine/threonine-protein phosphatase 6 regulatory ankyrin repeat subunit B-like: MERSLFCPICLNELKDPLQTLKCKHVFCGYCIKKWLQVKASCPMDRNAVVIKDLSPLFSYNDERPTSPIIENLLECNGIYFHPNRIWNMRFPSGKPAKCTALHVAARQGNLEICQVLVSKGATVDALDSENRTALHFAAFKGNLEICQLLLSKGATVDAIDLENWTALHFAALEGNLKICQLLVSKGATINSLNSENRRALHFAALKGNLKICQLLLSKGATVDALDSENRTALHFAVFKGHLEIWQLLLSKGATCPMDRLYIH; the protein is encoded by the coding sequence ATGGAAAGGAGTCTCTTTTGTCCGATTTGTCTAAATGAACTGAAGGATCCTCTTCAGACTTTAAAATGTAAGCATGTATTTTGTGGCTATTGCATTAAGAAATGGCTACAAGTAAAAGCCTCATGTCCAATGGATCGAAATGCTGTAGTTATCAAAGATTTGTCGCCTCTATTTTCATATAATGACGAGAGACCAACATCACCAATTATTGAAAATCTCTTAGAATGCAACGGAATTTATTTTCACCCCAATAGAATTTGGAACATGCGCTTCCCCTCTGGAAAACCAGCAAAATGTACCGCCCTACATGTTGCTGCTAGACAAGGCAATTTAGAGATTTGTCAAGTACTAGTTTCAAAAGGTGCCACTGTAGATGCCTTAGACTCGGAAAATAGGACAGCCTTACATTTTGCTGCTTTCAAAGGTaatttggagatttgtcaactactaCTTTCAAAAGGTGCCACTGTAGATGCCATAGACTTGGAAAATTGGACAGCCTTACATTTTGCTGCTTTGGAAGGCAATTTGAAGATTTGCCAACTACTAGTCTCAAAAGGTGCCACTATAAATTCCTTAAACTCGGAAAATAGGAGAGCCTTACATTTTGCTGCTTTAAAAGGCAATTTGaagatttgtcaactactaCTTTCAAAAGGTGCCACTGTAGATGCCTTAGACTCGGAAAATAGGACAGCCTTACATTTTGCTGTTTTCAAAGGCCATTTGGAGATTTGGCAACTACTACTTTCAAAAGGTGCAACGTGTCCAATGGATCGCCTCTATATTCATTAA